DNA sequence from the Arthrobacter jinronghuae genome:
GAAAGCCACCTCAACGGTTGCGTCGAACTTGGAAGGATTGGTGTCCTTCGCCAGCTCTACAGCCTCGACCGGTGCGTACAGCTTGTCCGCATCGATCTTGGCTGCAGCTGCTTCATATGCTTTGCTGCGCTTTGCCATCTGCTTTTTCTCCTTGTGCAGTTGTGGTCTGTCGGACCGCGCCGGGCCCTGCCACGCGCCGTCGCCCGTCAGGGGCGGCGGCAGTTATGTGAATTGTGAAACGAGTACGGGGACTTAGCCCTGTACCGTGATGCCCATCGAACGGGCGGTGCCGGCGATGATCTTGGCAGCTGCCTGAACATCGTTGGCGTTGAGGTCTTCCATCTTCATGGTGGCAATCTCTTCGACCTGAGCCTGGGTCAGGTTGGCAACCTTGGAGGTGTGCGGGGTCGCGGAACCCTTGGCAACACCGGCGGCCTTCTTGATCAGCTGTGCAGCCGGAGGAGTCTTCGTGATGAAGGTGAAGGAACGGTCTTCGTAGACGGTGATTTCCACCGGGATAACGTTGCCGCGCTGGGATTCCGTTGCAGCGTTGTACTGCTTGCAGAATTCCATGATGTTGACACCGTGCTGGCCAAGTGCCGGACCAATCGGAGGAGCCGGGTTGGCGGCACCTGCGTTGATCTGCAGCTTG
Encoded proteins:
- the rplK gene encoding 50S ribosomal protein L11; amino-acid sequence: MAPKKKVTGLIKLQINAGAANPAPPIGPALGQHGVNIMEFCKQYNAATESQRGNVIPVEITVYEDRSFTFITKTPPAAQLIKKAAGVAKGSATPHTSKVANLTQAQVEEIATMKMEDLNANDVQAAAKIIAGTARSMGITVQG